One window of the Hoplias malabaricus isolate fHopMal1 chromosome Y, fHopMal1.hap1, whole genome shotgun sequence genome contains the following:
- the LOC136679519 gene encoding structure-specific endonuclease subunit SLX4-like produces MDDSDEEFSDLCSRLLKRVKRKESDEKKRTAVPSRRRRDQKNSQPQSEKVVQTQANCHTEGTSSLGLKENVLRRMERFKRESPPRLFHEEKEKGQCNTASSQIQEPMEESESDEVLALRLQQQLDREAETVVPMDDGDLFFCQLCHKDLSSMSPQLRTQHINRCLDQSEDSASEALLPRPLPRPRVPECPICGRSFKSEKSRSAHLKRCSASMGVSPAELLQALQRQADESERDNASDHLQRTEGSRRPPESSIPAKKKARKKAPRLDEDTMVALALSRSLLEQEKERERKIEDERQIQAQLSSPPTAAAPMLQLKPRAGKIRGRRRKGASAASPSLLLIQDPQTAQNRIQERVSSLLLCPRPPTPPTPKLLPSKLPMWAHSTPLWLKSALPGGGPHSISEFYTVELGAFIQPWVRPEKMPPLSSEVTPMKQHSSATSKSTADSQQPSNASPSLDQNPSEHPTTPIFLTPAMSTPGSQALRDLVELAEEGMTLTQYGHKDKEPAGSELQLSGFVPETTKITKPPVSSVSVSKLCSDLSSMVNNPQLSDIQLQVDSGDVYFAHSFMLYTRCPLLASMVHDAGFGVEEDGMPRAQRLLLSDVPCEAVYSLLQYLYTAFCPLTKTLLHHIHQLAIRFDLPELCQQCEQYNEDPEGSNEEECLAQEPDLGPQQTLADTQFLELLCSLWQHEENDSDEFGETEPGEAERGMDEEEERGGNVDGEKKEDRVNEEELDEIYEFVATQRKMEATRSFTTSDEEEEEDEEEKESTGTVNGEHEKQNTEAGQKKEVNAASFKEANTSHHSYRLGEDKDAAAMVTSATNMHHIPDSHADVCLYTSDTQEDLNNNPNASLDKSYNRLFSESWGEYLEPSQVPADQKNTPAPHQISSVSEVIDLSISPPPGSGEPGELSFPVAGMSPDEGEPSIPAQDPVPPPFTSKLKSIQIKLSSSEHSPPQSSKIKFGLVPLVSSMNPKLLPPVPNKAQPDISTLGSSCKQPELIVLSDCSDDIDVDPLVDMSSSQGVASSPSPCSSPPKLSQRYIPLRAKESIEVRLSPKETEEIESSKLNQSEHGLCRGAEGQNMLDGSAELSWLIPATPEVSTCSSSTQTHSSMRRTQLFPKSDSSSSSSVPDISQKSRYSRTHPSSLLRDKPASPRLSPDQMSSRVHSIIDVPEHSPVFQKPASSENGLLLSSMPTSSTPLHSAPCPQPPEPLGSPLLKHCKLRVQNRGVFEDYDEEYEERAACALSLQVGPAKTTSQRTIIGLECLHHDQSDKLRPPHTTFEPFEKTSVCLSVDHYETGDERSTREKEKNGIEEGKNRSMNEVEMIEEASFCAYDEPPIAFNDSWGLGSEALGDQNPCFSLRLESSEDQGSLPDHRVQGEMSARNSVSPPVHQANKSAASVNQSLPDPVAWDSWEENEEDGEELALPLSQRVGTAAPPKRVAQLKTPVARMKKNNQVPMVPITPMPGFSDMDTPELKKRLDRYGVRPLPKKQMVLKLKEIHQYTHQLISSESEEEASPVGQQRAGLPLAVQNLHPALLSFKQPTAPPPVSPRKLQFGKEEDDVLPASQESNTSSTESERSNPELCESDDDGSDSEGITASQAAVREKDKLLAVRAFILSDPVLYGRLLQYQPLSLSDLKAKLRAAGVRLGTAKLLDFLDSQCITVTTAKSGHSAPSRRRKRVRAPAAGTGCAGSRGRKRKAKPAD; encoded by the exons ATGGATGATTCGGACGAGGAATTCTCTGACCTCTGCTCTCGACTCCTGAAGAGAGTAAAAAGGAAAGAATCAGATGAGAAGAAAAGGACTGCAGTTCCTTCTAGGAGAAGGAGGGATCAGAAAAACAGTCAGCCTCAGAGTGAGAAGGTTGTTCAGACACAGGCTAACTGCCACACAGAGGGAACCTCCTCTTTGGGCCTGAAGGAGAATGTGCTCCGCAGGATGGAGCGCTTTAAGAGAGAGAGTCCTCCTCGACTCTTCcatgaagagaaagaaaaaggccaGTGTAACACAGCATCGTCTCAAATACAAG AGCCCATGGAGGAATCTGAAAGTGATGAGGTACTGGCCTTGAGGCTGCAGCAGCAGTTGGACCGTGAGGCTGAGACCGTGGTGCCTATGGATGATGGAGACCTGTTCTTCTGCCAGCTCTGCCATAAAGACCTTTCATCCATGAGTCCTCAGCTTCGCACCCAACACATCAACAG GTGTCTAGAtcagagtgaggacagtgcCTCTGAAGCTCTTCTTCCTCGTCCTCTTCCTCGACCTCGAGTGCCAGAGTGCCCTATCTGTGGTCGTAGCTTTAAGTCTGAGAAGAGTCGCTCTGCCCATTTGAAGCGCTGCTCTGCGAGCATGGGTGTATCTCCTGCCGAATTGCTACAGGCTCTTCAGAGACAGGCGGACGAAAGTGAGAGAGACAACGCATCTGACCACCT GCAGCGGACTGAGGGCAGTAGGAGGCCACCAGAGTCCAGCATACCAGCTAAGAAGAAAGCCAGAAAAAAAGCACCACGCTTGGATGAGGATACGATGGTGGCTCTGGCCTTGTCTCGTTCTCTGCTGGAGCAagagaaagaacgagagagaaaAATTGAAGACGAGAGGCAGATACAGGCACAGCTGTCAAGTCCTCCCACAGCTGCAGCTCCTATGCTACAGTTGAAGCCTAGAGCGG GTAAGATtcgggggaggaggaggaagggtgCATCTGCTGCTTCCCCTTCACTCCTACTTATTCAGGACCCTCAAACTGCCCAGAATCGAATCCAGGAACGTGTTTCCTCCCTGCTGCTCTGCCCAAGACCGCCAACACCCCCCACTCCCAAACTCCTCCCCTCCAAACTTCCCATGTGGGCACACAGTACCCCCCTCTGGCTCAAGAGTGCGCTGCCTGGAGGAGGACCACACTCAATCTCAGAGTTTTACACTGTAGAACTTGGAGCATTTATACAGCCATGGGTGAGACCAGAG AAAATGCCTCCTCTTTCCTCAGAGGTTACGCCTATGAAGCAACATTCCTCAGCTACCTCAAAATCTACTGCAGATTCACAACAGCCCAGCAATGCTTCACCGTCTCTGGATCAGAATCCATCAGAGCATCCTACCACTCCAATTTTTCTGACCCCAGCCATGAGCACTCCAGGTTCACAGGCCCTTCGTGACCTTGTGGAGCTGGCAGAGGAGGGCATGACTCTCACCCAGTACGGACACAAAG ATAAAGAGCCAGCTGGGTCTGAGCTTCAACTAAGTGGCTTTGTCCCTGAAACAACTAAAATCACAAAGCCTCCTGTGAGCTCG GTGAGTGTATCCAAGCTGTGTTCAGATCTGTCCAGCATGGTGAACAACCCTCAGCTCAGTGATATACAGCTGCAGGTGGACAGTGGAGACGTCTACTTCGCTCACTCATTCATGCTCTACACAcgctgccccctgctggccaGCATG GTCCATGATGCAGGTTTTGGGGTGGAAGAAGATGGCATGCCTAGGGCTCAGAGGCTGTTGCTGAGTGATGTGCCATGTGAAGCAGTGTACTCGCTGTTGCAGTATCTCTACACTGCCTTTTGTCCACTCACAAAgaccctgctgcaccacataCATCAACTTGCCATCAG GTTTGACCTGCCTGAGCTGTGCCAGCAGTGTGAGCAGTACAATGAAGATCCAGAGGGCTCAAATGAAGAGGAATGCCTAGCTCAGGAGCCTGATCTTGGGCCTCAACAAACCCTTGCTGACACACAGTTTCTGGAGCTCCTTTGCTCCTTGTGGCAACACGAAGAGAATGACAGTGATGAATTTGGAGAAACAGAACCTGGAGAAGCTGAGAGAGGgatggatgaggaggaggaaagagGTGGGAATGTTGatggagagaagaaagaagatAGAGTCAATGAGGAAGAGCTGGATGAGATTTATGAGTTTGTTGCCACACAGAGGAAGATGGAGGCAACTAGATCATTTACCACAAGCgatgaggaagaagaggaggatgaagaagaaAAGGAGAGCACTGGCACAGTAAATGGGgaacatgaaaaacaaaacactgaagcaGGACAAAAGAAAGAGGTAAATGCAGCCTCTTTTAAGGAGGCCAATACCAGTCACCATAGTTACAGGCTTGGAGAGGATAAGGATGCAGCTGCCATGGTAACTAGTGCAACGAACATGCACCACATCCCGGATTCCCATGCAgatgtttgtttatacacttCTGACACACAAGAGGATCTAAACAACAACCCCAATGCCAGTCTGGACAAGAGCTATAACCGTTTGTTTTCCGAGTCATGGGGAGAATATCTGGAGCCATCTCAAGTTCCAGCTGACCAGAAGAATACACCTGCTCCACATCAAATATCCTCAGTCAGTGAGGTGATTGACCTGTCCATCAGCCCTCCTCCAGGTTCAGGAGAGCCAGGTGAGCTATCCTTTCCAGTGGCTGGCATGTCTCCTGATGAAGGAGAACCAAGTATACCAGCCCAAGACCCTGTTCCTCCTCCTTTTACCTCAAAATTAAAAAGCATTCAGATTAAACTCTCATCTTCAGAACACTCACCTCCACAGTCcagtaaaataaaatttggtTTGGTCCCTTTAGTCAGTAGCATGAATCCTAAGCTTCTACCTCCAGTGCCAAATAAAGCTCAGCCTGACATATCCACTCTAGGATCTTCTTGTAAGCAGCCAGAACTTATTGTCCTCTCTGACTGCAGCGATGACATAGATGTAGATCCTCTTGTTGACATGAGTTCATCTCAAGGGGTTGCGTCCTCTCCTTCCCCATGTTCATCTCCTCCAAAACTCAGTCAGAGGTACATTCCGCTTAGAGCTAAAGAAAGCATTGAAGTTAGGCTCTCTCCTAAAGAAACAGAAGAGATTGAAAGCTCTAAACTTAATCAGTCAGAGCATGGTCTGTGTAGGGGGGCAGAAGGTCAAAACATGTTGGATGGCTCTGCAGAGCTTTCCTGGCTTATCCCTGCCACTCCAGAAGTGTCCACATGCTCCAGCTCTACACAGACCCACAGCAGCATGCGGCGCACTCAGCTCTTTCCTAAATCTgactcttcatcctcctcctctgtccCTGACATCTCTCAAAAATCTCGATATTCAAGAACGCACCCTTCTAGTTTGCTCAGAGATAAACCAGCTTCCCCAAGACTAAGTCCAGATCAGATGTCCTCTAGAGTCCATTCCATTATTGATGTTCCTGAACATTCTCCAGTTTTTCAGAAGCCAGCTTCTTCTGAAAACGGGCTTCTTCTTAGCTCCATGCCCACCAGCAGCACTCCCCTGCATTCTGCCCCCTGCCCACAGCCTCCAGAGCCTTTGGGATCTCCCCTGCTGAAGCACTGCAAACTCAGAGTGCAGAATAGAGGAGTCTTTGAGGATTATGATGAAGAATATGAGGAGCGAGCTGCTTGTGCCCTCTCTCTTCAAGTTGGCCCTGCAAAGACCACATCTCAGCGTACAATCATAG gaCTTGAGTGCTTGCATCATGACCAGTCTGACAAATTGCGACCCCCACACACAACTTTTGAACCATTTGAAAAGACATCCGTGTGTCTTTCTGTGGACCATTATGAGACTGGGGATGAGAGAAGCacgagagaaaaggagaaaaatggAATTGAGGAGGGCAAAAACAGAAGCATGAATGAAGTAGAGATGATTGAGGAAGCCAGTTTCTGTGCTTATGATGAGCCACCAATTGCATTCAATGACTCATGGGGTCTTGGTAGTGAAGCATTGGGGGATCAGAATCCTTGCTTTAGTCTGAGGCTGGAGAGCAGTGAAGATCAAGGCAGTCTTCCAGATCACAGGGTACAGGGAGAGATGTCAGCCCGAAACTCTGTTTCTCCTCCTGTGCACCAAGCAAATAAATCTGCAGCTTCTGTTAACCAGAGCTTGCCAGATCCTGTGGCGTGGGACAGCTGGGAGGAAAATGAAGAAGATGGAGAGGAACttgctcttcctctttctcagcGTGTGGGTACAGCAGCTCCCCCAAAGCGAGTGGCTCAGCTTAAGACCCCAG TGGCTCGCATGAAGAAGAACAATCAAGTCCCCATGGTGCCCATCACTCCAATGCCTGGCTTTTCAGACATGGACACACCTGAGCTCAAGAAAAGGCTGGACAG GTATGGGGTGCGCCCTCTTCCTAAAAAACAaatggttttgaagctgaaGGAGATCCACCAGTACACCCACCAGCTGATAAGTTCTGAGTCTGAGGAGGAAGCTTCTCCTGTGGGCCAACAGAGAGCAGGGCTTCCCCTGGCAGTGCAAAACCTCCACCCTGCGCTGCTCTCATTTAAACAGCCTACAGCGCCCCCTCCTGTGTCTCCCAGGAAACTGCAGTTTGGGAAAGAGGAGGATGACGTTCTACCTGCTTCTCAGGAATCAAACACATCCTCCACAGAGTCAGAGAG GTCAAACCCTGAACTGTGTGAATCTGATGATGATGGTTCAGACAGTGAGGGCATCACAGCATCTCAGGCAGCTGTACGCGAGAAGGACAAACTCCTGGCAGTTCGCGCCTTCATCCTTTCAGATCCTGTGCTGTATGGGCGTTTGCTGCAATACCaacctctctccctttctgaCCTAAAGGCCAAGCTCCGGGCAGCTGGCGTAAGGCTGGGCACTGCCAAGCTGCTGGATTTCCTTGATTCACAGTGCATTACCGTCACCACAGCTAAGTCTGGGCATTCAGCGCCCTCACGCAGGAGAAAACGGGTCAGAGCCCCTGCTGCAGGAACAGGGTGTGCAGGGAGTCGTGGGAGGAAGCGTAAGGCTAAACCTGCTGATTGA